In Paenibacillus guangzhouensis, a single window of DNA contains:
- the pdxR gene encoding MocR-like pyridoxine biosynthesis transcription factor PdxR: MYKVTLSLSKLDPDAKAPQYAQLYEQLKLAITDGELAEHMRMPSIRSFAGTLGVSTTTVELAYSQLVAEGFLDSRPKRGYYVQKLPEPYWQTGGSEQDGEAATITSIPRAAPMRDNLAYRYDFHLSKNDLEVFPFALWRRLSNQVLRQDHQDLLFYGDPQGEYGLRVQISQYLRQFRGCVCTPEQVVIGSSQHQLLTLICHLLKGQLLHIGVENPGYLLHAETFRQQGLHVCPIPVQDNGIQVEEVYAAHVQAVCVSPSHQYPRGIVMPIAKRLQLLEWAERVKGYIIEDDYDGEFRYHGRVIPSLQGLQGGHRVIYLGGFSQVLAPSLCIHYMVLPPDLIGVYQQMEHQMLLEQSASRIHQCTLQLFMERGHLEKHIRKMRKRYGLKHDLLIQSIQAVFGEKAVIIGKDAGFHILLRIEHPLSEHELVLRAREAGVRVASAAHTWLTPTSYSYREFFIGFGGIEQERIEPGIKRLYDIWYSDQGEARA; the protein is encoded by the coding sequence ATGTATAAGGTCACCCTATCTCTATCGAAGCTGGACCCCGATGCGAAGGCTCCACAGTATGCGCAATTATATGAACAATTGAAGTTAGCCATCACCGATGGAGAATTGGCGGAGCATATGCGGATGCCGTCCATTCGCTCTTTCGCTGGAACACTTGGTGTCAGTACGACGACGGTTGAGCTAGCCTATAGTCAGCTGGTTGCCGAAGGGTTCTTGGATAGTCGGCCCAAACGCGGATATTACGTACAGAAGCTCCCAGAACCTTACTGGCAAACGGGAGGTAGTGAGCAGGATGGAGAGGCAGCCACCATCACGTCTATTCCCCGAGCTGCGCCGATGAGAGACAATCTGGCGTATCGGTATGATTTCCATCTCTCGAAGAATGATCTCGAGGTATTTCCGTTTGCGTTATGGCGCCGGCTATCCAATCAAGTGCTCCGACAGGACCATCAGGACCTGCTGTTCTATGGCGACCCGCAAGGAGAATACGGGCTTCGCGTTCAGATTAGTCAATATCTCCGTCAGTTCCGCGGCTGCGTGTGTACGCCGGAACAGGTGGTCATTGGTTCAAGCCAGCATCAGCTTTTAACATTAATATGCCATCTGTTGAAAGGGCAGTTGCTGCATATTGGGGTGGAAAATCCGGGTTATCTGCTGCATGCGGAGACATTTCGGCAGCAAGGGCTTCACGTGTGCCCGATCCCGGTGCAGGATAACGGCATTCAAGTGGAAGAAGTCTATGCCGCTCATGTGCAGGCGGTCTGCGTGTCCCCCTCTCATCAATATCCGAGGGGGATCGTCATGCCGATCGCGAAGCGTCTTCAGCTGCTGGAATGGGCAGAGCGTGTGAAGGGATATATTATTGAAGATGACTACGATGGAGAATTCCGGTATCATGGCCGTGTGATTCCATCTCTCCAGGGCCTGCAGGGCGGGCATCGCGTGATCTATTTAGGCGGCTTCTCGCAGGTGCTGGCCCCGTCGCTCTGCATCCATTACATGGTGCTTCCGCCCGATTTGATCGGCGTCTATCAGCAGATGGAGCATCAGATGCTGCTCGAGCAGTCTGCTTCGCGCATTCACCAATGCACCTTGCAGTTGTTTATGGAGCGTGGGCACTTGGAGAAACATATCCGCAAAATGCGTAAACGATACGGCCTGAAGCATGATCTCTTAATTCAATCCATTCAGGCTGTGTTCGGGGAGAAGGCGGTCATCATCGGCAAGGATGCGGGGTTCCACATCCTGTTGCGTATCGAGCATCCACTATCGGAGCATGAACTTGTCCTGCGCGCGAGAGAAGCGGGGGTACGTGTCGCTTCTGCTGCCCATACGTGGCTCACGCCTACATCGTATTCGTACCGGGAATTTTTTATCGGCTTCGGG